GCGGCTGTAACGCCGAATCACCCGGCCCAGCGCCCGCTGCAGGTCGACGTCCACGGCGCTGAACCCTTCATCGATGATCAACAGCGCAGGCTCTGCGAACAGCGCCCGCGCCAGCCCCAGCAGTTCGAGCTCACCGCCCGACAGCCTGCGTCCCTCCTCCCCCAGCGGCGTGCGCAACCCCAGCTCAAAACGGCGGCACAACGTCCCCAGTCCACAGGCCGCAAGGCGCTCCTCGATCTCTTGCAGACAGGCGGCGCTGCGGCCGAGCAGAATGTTCTCCGCCAGACTTGCATTAAAAACGCCGATGGACTGCGGGACTACGCCGATGATCGAACGCAGATGGGTTAGTTCCAGATCCTCGCAGCGCGCAGCGTTGAAGCGGATCTCGCCGGACAGCGGCGGGTACTTGCGCTGAATCAGCTGCACCAGGGTGCTCTTGCCCGCACCGCTGGGTCCCCACAGGGAGGTGATGCGGCCTGCCGGGATCGTCAGCGACACCTCCTGCAGCAACGGCGAAGA
This window of the bacterium genome carries:
- a CDS encoding ATP-binding cassette domain-containing protein, producing the protein MSLTIPAGRITSLWGPSGAGKSTLVQLIQRKYPPLSGEIRFNAARCEDLELTHLRSIIGVVPQSIGVFNASLAENILLGRSAACLQEIEERLAACGLGTLCRRFELGLRTPLGEEGRRLSGGELELLGLARALFAEPALLIIDEGFSAVDVDLQRALGRVIRRYSRDHAVLLITHNLETLRETDYLYLLVQGCIVEHGDPRLLLQREGLFQTLLPAMSGSIQE